CACCACGGGACCACCGGGGATGGTCGGCGCCCCCTTGTGCGTGGTGTCCTCGAACGCGCCCATGAACCCGATGCCGTCGACCCGGACCGTGACGTCCTCCGGCACGATGATCTCCACCCCGCCCATCAGCGCGTAGGCGTTGATCGTCGTCTCGGCCTGGGAGAAGCGGGCCCTGGTCAGGTCCAGCTGGATGCCGCCCATGAACGCCGTCGCGGTGTGCGTCGGCGGCACGACCCACTCCCCGCGCCGCTCCACGCCCGACCAGAACGCGAACGAGACCGTCGAACCGGGCGTGCCGCCGATGCGCGACGAGGGGGCGTTGTGGTGCATCGGCTGGGGCAGGACGTTGGGCGCCGGCACGCCGAGGTCGGCGGTCAGCGGCACCAGGTCGCCGTAGGTCTTGGCCGCGTACACCGCGCCCAGGCGCTCGTCCAGCTCGTGCAGGTCCAGCCTGCCCTCGCCGTGCGCCTGCTGGAGCACTTGGGCGACCTTCTCGCGGTCGGCGTCCGAGGCACGCATCTGACGGGGGTCCGGCACCAGCTCGTCGCTCACCCGGGTGAGTCTAGGTTCAGAACCGGCGGCTGAGCACCGACCAGTCGACTTTGCCGGTCACTTCCGCACCGCGGCCGACCTGACCGGGGCGAACCGGCGGCCGGACCGGCGGCGGGTCAGCTCGGCTCGCGGACCGACAGGCCGGCCGCCCGGTAGATGTCGTCCACGACCCGCATCGTGGCCACCGCGTCGTCCACCGTCGTCGGGAACGGCTTGCCGTGCAGCACGGCGTCCGCGAACGCCGCCAGCTGGTAGTCGTACGTCGGCCGGCGGTCGAAGCGCTCGACCCGGCGGTGCCCGTCCAGCTTCACCGCGAGCCGGTGCCCGTACTGCGGCGCGAAGGGGTTGAGCACCTTCAGGGAACCGTTGGCGCCCAACACCTTCGCGGTCAGCTTCACCAGCGAGCGCGACCACATCGACGTCACCACGGTCCCGGTGTGCCCGGCCGGGAACTTCAGCTCCGCCCGCATGAACCGGTCGATCCCGTCGCCCTTCAGCAACGCCCGCGCCGACTTCACCTCCGGCTCGCCGCCACCGAGGTGGCGCACCAGGTTCACCGGGTAGCAGCCGGTGTCCATCATCGCGCCGCCCGCCAGGTCCAGCGAGTACCGGATGTCGCCGAACCGCGGCAGCGGGATGCACATCCGCGCCTCCACGTGCCGCAACTCGCCGAGTTCCGCGACCACCTCCGGCAACCGCAGCGCCAACGGGTGGTAGCGGTAGTGGAACGCCTCCATCACCACCAACCCGCTGCTCCTGGCGACCGCCGCCACCTCCGCGGCCTCCTCGGCGTTGGCCGCGAACGGCTTCTCGCACAGCACGTGCTTCCCGGCCGCCAACGCCGCCAACGTCCACTTCCCGTGCAGCCCGTTGGGCAGCGGGATGTAGACGGCGTCCAGGTTGGGGTCGTCCAGCAGCTCCTCGTACGTCGCGTGCACCCGCGGGATCCCGTGCCGGTCGGCGAACGCCTGCGCCCGCCCGACCTCCCGGGCCGCCACCGCCGACACCTCGACCGCCGCCACGGACCGCGCCGGCCGCACCAACGCCGACGGCACGATCCGCGCCGCCCCCAGAACCCCGATCCGCACGTGGTCGGCCATGCTCATGTCACTACCCCCGCCACGATCCCGGGAATCGTCCTGTGATCGGGCATCCTCCGGATCTCCGGCACGTACGGGTCCAACTCGCCCTCCTCGAACCGCGCCGACCTCACCGCCCACCACACCTGGTTGCCCACGTCGCCCCCGATCCGGTACGACCCGTCCGCCAGCAGCACGGCCCACCCGTCATCAGCGTTGATCAACTTGGCCAGTTCCGTGCCGCCGACGCTCCAGATCCGCGTCGTCCCGTCCGTCGACGTGGTGGCGAGGTGCTTGCCGTCCGGCGAGAAGGCCACGCACCTCACCGGCCCGAGGTGTCCGCGCAGAACGGCCACCTCCCGTCCCTGGAGACTCCACACACGAGCGGTCCCGTCGTCGGAGCACGTGGCGAGGAGCTTGCTGTCCGGTGCGAAGGCGACCGCCCACACCTCTGCGCCATGCCCGCGCAGCACCAGTGCGGTCCTGTGCCGCCTGGTCCGGACGCGAGCGGTTCCGTCCGCCGACGCGGTGGCGATGTACCGGCCGTCGGGAGAGAAGACCACCGAGGTGAGCCACCCGCTGTGGTCCGCGTAAGTGGCCGTGAGGCGACCGGAGGTGGTCCACACGTGAGCGGTCCCGTCCGCCGAAGCGGTCGCGAAGCGCTTCCCGTCCGGGCTGAACGCCACGGCTTCCACGGAGAGCGCATGACCTGACAGGACCAGGCGCTCCGAACCGCCGTCGACGGACCAGATGTGCGCCTCCCCACCGATCGTGCCGCCGAGCACCCGCCGACCGTCAGGGGAGAAGGCGACCGAGACCACCGGGGTGTCGGAGGTCGAGTACACGAGGGGGAGGCGCTGGTCGAGGAAGTGGACCCGCAGCGCGTCGGTGAACGAGGCGACCGCGAGGGACCTGCCGTCCGGTGCGAAGGCGATCGCCGCCACCTCGCCCCGCCGGATGGTCAGGGCCGGCCCGGCGCCGGCCCACAGGTGCGCGCCGCGGGTCGACGCGGTGGCCAGGGAGGCGCCGTCGGGCGAGAAGATCACCGTGGTCACCGGCCGCACCTGACCACCGTGGTGGTCGAGCGGATCACCGGTCGGTGTGCAGAACAGCACCTGCCGGTTGTTCGCCGTCGCGATCTCCTCACCGTCCGGCGAGAACGCCAGCACGTTGGTGCCGGGGTCCCGGCCGATCTCGGCTGTGCGGGTGCCGTCCGAGGCCCAGAGGGTGAGGGTGTGGTCGCTCGTGGTCGTCGTGGCGATGTGCTTGCCGTCCGGCGAGTAGGCGACGTCGTAGACCGGGGACGAGTGCTGCAGCGTCGCGACAGGGCTGCCGCCGATGGTCCAGATCCGCGCTGTGGTGTCGTGCGCTCCGGTGACGAGGTGTTCCCCGTCCGGTGAGAACGCCACTCCGCACAGTCCCCTGGTGTGGCCGGCGAGCGTCGAGACCGGCTCACCGTCGACGGTCCAGATGCGGACGGTCCCGTCGTCGGACGCGGTGGTGACGTGGCGGCGGTCCGGTGCGAACGCCACGGCTTCGATCTTCTCCTCGTGCCCGAGGAGCACCGCGACCTCATCACCGCCGAGGGTCCAGATCCGTGCGGTGCGGTCGCGCGAACCGGTGACGATGTGCTGTCCGCCGGGCGCGAACGCCACGCACCGCACGCCGTCCTGGTGTCCTCCCACGACCGTGACCAGGTCGCCGTCACGGGTCCAGATCCGCGCGGTGCCGTCGTCGGACGACGAGGCGAGGTGTTCGCCGGTCGGGGACCAGGCGACCCGGGTGACGTGCCCGGTGTGACCGGTCAGCGTCCGGAGCGCCTTCCGCGTCGCTCGCTCGACCAGCGTGACGGCCCAGCCACTGGCCACCGCGAGCACCGTGCCGTCGGGGGAGTAGGCGAGGGACTGCGCACCGCCGACGGCGGTCACCACCGAGGCCGGGTCGCGGCCGACGACGGTCGCCTCGGCCAGCTCCGGGTGCTCCTCCACCCCGCGCACGCCGAGCAGCACCGCGCCGCGCCAGTCGCTGCCGGTCAACCGCGCGCCGGTCAGGTCGCCGCCGGTCATCCGGACGCCCCGGAAGTCCGCGCCGGCCAGGTCCGCCCCGGTGAGGTCCGCGTCGGTCAACCGCTGCCCGCGCAGGTCCGCCCCCGTCACCGCGGTGCCGCGCAGGTCGACCCCGGACAGGTCGCGGTGGCGCAGGTCGAGGTCGACCAGGTGCTGCCGCACGGTCGCGGGCCCGCCCAGCCGGTCCCACACCGCCACCGCGTTCAGCCGCACGACCTTGTCGGCGCCCGGCCGCGTCGCGACCCGCACCGCCCACTCGCGGGCGGCGGCGTGGCCGGCGAGGTCGCAGAAGAAGTCCACCATCAACGGCGACATGGGCCTGCTCATCACGCTCGGCACGGCGCCGTCGCGGACCTGCTCGGCCGCCGCGTTGGCGACCAGCCACTCCATCACCGACTGGTGCACGAACCCGAAGCCGTCCTCCGTGTTGACCAGCAACGTGCCCGAGCCGACCGCGTGCGCCGCCTGCGCCGTCGAGTAGCCCCGCTCCACCAGCTCGGTCAACGTCTGCGCGACCGTCTCACCCAGGTCGGACGCCTGCACCGCGGCCGCCGTGCCCGACCACAGCCGCGACGCGAGCACCGTGCACACGCGCAGCCGTTCCAGCTCGTCGAACGACCGCAGCCCGGACGGGTGCCGCTGCCGCTCCGCCTCGTGCAGCAGCCAGAAGTCGACCAGCTCCCGGTACAGCTCGGCGGCGCTGATCCGGCCCTGCTCCTGCCGCACCTGCCGCAGCCGCCGCTCGTCCAGGTCGGCGATGAACGCCAGCATCCGCGGGTTGCGGGACAGGCCCAGCAGGTCGTGCACCTCGCGCAGCAGGTCGAACCGGCGCTCGGCCTGCCCGGCGTCACCCCGGTAGTGCCGGGTCAGGAAGTCGAGGACCTGCCCGTCGGTGAAGTCCTCCAGCACCGCCACCCGGCTGGAGCTCATCGCGGCGACCTGGTCGCCCAACGCCGTGAGCACCTGGTTGTGCGACCGGAAGTGCTGGCTGCGGCTCGTCAGCACGACCTTCGCCCGATCGCTCACCGCGACCAGCAGCGTGCGCAGGTACTCGGCGGCGTTGTCGTAGCCGACCCGCAGCTCCAGCTCGTCGAAGCCGTCGAACAGCAGCGCCAGCCGACCGCTGCCGATCATGTACCGGAGCTTCACCACGTCCAGCACCTCGACGCCCTCGCGCACCAGGTGCTGGGTCAGCAGCTCGTCCAGCGTCGGCGCCTTCTCCAGGCTGCGCAGCTCGACCAGCACCGGCGACACGTTGCCCAGCCGCGACCGCAGCTCCCTGGCCAGCTGCCGCAGCAGGAACGACTTGCCGCGGCCGAAGTCGCCGAGCACCACGACGAACCGGGCCGCGTCCGGCGACAGCCACTCCAGCACCTGGTCCAGCGCGTTGTCCCGGACCTCGCCCGGGCCACGCCTGGTCAGCTCGTGGAACCGCTGCGGCACGTACAGGTGGGCCGGGTAGATCGGGTCGTCGGCCAGCCGCGCCTGCTGGCGGTGCTCCTGCGCCCGCAGGTCGAGCATCCCCTGGTAGTCGACCCAGCTGCGCAGCCGGATGCCCAGGCTCAACGCCCGCGCGACCAGCTCGGCGGGCGCGGGCGCGCCCCCGTGCACCAGCTCGGACCGCACCGACCGGTCGTGCTCGGCGAACCGCACGTGCACGTCCCGCGCGAACCGCTCGACGCCGTCCGCCGTCACGTCGCCCTCGACCACGGCCACCGGCCACTGCTCGACGCCGCCACCAGAGGTGGGCTTGGTGACGCGCAGGTAGGCGTGCTCCAGGTAGGGCGTCACGGTCGCGCCGGGGTGGCTGATCCGCGTCGCCTCCGCCACCCGCTCGAAGAACGAGTCCCCGGCGAGCGGCGGGCGTGCCCGCTCCTCCTCGCGCGGTGTGGTGCGGAAGGCGTGGGCCGAGGTCGGCCTCAGCACGTGCCGGACGCGCCAGTCGGCGCCGTCCGGGCTGACCCGCGTGTCGCCCACCCACCGGCCCTGGTCGGGTTCGAACCGCCGGGCGTGCCGGGTGAAACCGCGCTCGTCGAACGACACCAGCTCGTACGACCCGGCGTCCGGCGTGCCGGTCAGCAGGTGGTCCACCAGGCCGGGCCGGACCAGCGCGTGCTTCACACCGGCCGTGGACCGGTGCACGACGCCCAGTCGCAGCCAGCCCTTCGCCCGGTGCTCCTCCAGGTGCGCGGCGAACCGCCGCAGCTGGGCCGCGTCCACCTCGGGCGTGCCGTCGTGGACGTGGCTGTCGGCGACGGTCGAGTTCAGGCCCGCCACGGCCACGCGCAGGTCCGGCGCGGTGAAGAACGTCCAGTGCTCGTCCGGCGTGAAGGTGGCGCCCGCGTCCCGGTAGAACCGGTCGAACGCCTCGCCGTACTGCTTCCACTTGCGCCAGTAGGGCGGCACCGGCTCCCGCTGCTCCGCCTCCATGTCCAGGAAGTAGGCGCGGCACGCGACCAGGTTCACGTCGTGCGGGCCGGGCACGACCACCACCCGGTCGCGCGGCAGCTCGACCGCCTCGGCCAGCCCCTCCAGGAACGCGAACGCCTGCTCGAACTCGGTGCGCAGCCCGCGTTCGGTGAGGTCGCCCGCGACCACGACCAGGTCCGGGCGCAGCCCCTCCCGCGCCGCCAGGTGCTCCAGGTCGTGGTGCAGCACGGTGAGCCGGTGGTCGCCGTCGCGGCCGAAGCGGGTGCCTGCCAGGTGCAGGACGTCGAGCCGGTCGGGACCGCGGACGTCGCCGCGGCGGCGGTGGTGGTCCAGGGCGTCCGGCCAGCTCAGGCGCAGCAGGTCGGCGGTGATGGCGTAGCAGTCCGGCGCCGTGCGGCCGGCCGTGGCGATGATGCCGACGACGCGGCCCGTCACCGGGTCCCACACCGGGCTGCCGCTGTAGCCGGGCTGGACCTGGAGCGCGGAGGTCGAGTCGAGCTGCAGGTAGCCGTTGCCGACCCGGCCGCGGACGACCGCGCGCACCCAGGCGCCGTCCGGGCGGGCCGGGCGGTCGGGGTAGCCGAAGACGTCGACCTCGTGACCGGGGCCGGGCAGCGTGGTGATCAGCTTGGCGGGGGTGGCCCCGGCGGGGGCATCCTCGGCCAGTTCGAGGCCGGCGACGTCCTGGCCCGGCGCGCCTTCGCGGGGAGGCGGTGGCAGCCACTGCCGCACGGTCGCGCGGATCGCCGCGCGACCGGGGAAGTCGACCAGCACGGGGTCGTCGGGCGGCGCGCCGCTGAGCCCGTCCCGCCCGACGGCCAGGTTGACCACGTGCGCGCAGGTGAGCACCCGGCGTTCGCCGACCAGGACGCCGACCCCGACGACGTGCCCCGCCGCGTCGGTGAACCGGACGACCGAGCCGGGTAAAGAGCCGTCGGGCATCGCCTAGAGGTACCACATACTGTTCGACCATGGACGTCCTCGTTGTCGATCACCCACTGGCCAGGGCGCGGCTGACCACCATGCGCGACGCCCGCACCGACAACGCGGCGTTCCGCGCCGCGCTGCACGAGCTGACCGTGATGCTGGTGTACGAGGCCACGCGCGACCTGCCGGTGGCCGAGGAGCGCGTGCACACGCCGGTCGCCCGCACCACCGGCTACCGCCTGGCCAACCCGCCGCTGCTCGTCCCCGTGCTGCGGGCCGGCCTCGGCATGGCCGACCAGGCGCACAAGCTGATCCCGGACGCGCAGATGGGGTTCGTGGGCCTGGCGCGCGACGAGGAAACCCTCCAGCCGACCCCGTACATGGAGTCCCTGCCCGACTCCCTGGCCGGCCGTCCGGTCTTCGTGCTGGACCCGATGCTCGCCACCGGCGGCTCCATGGCCTACACGATCCGCCTGCTGACCGACCGCGGCGCCACCGACGTGACCGCGATCTGCGCCCTGGCCGCCCCCGAGGGCATCAAGCACCTGGAGGACTCCGGCCTCCCCGTCCGCCTGATCACCGCCAGCGTCGACGAACGCCTGAACGACTCGGGCTTCATCGTCCCCGGCCTGGGCGACGCCGGCGACCGTCAATACGGCTCCGTCCACTAACCCCGCGAGAGTCCAACGCTCAAGCCGCGAGAGTCCAACGTTCGCGACACCTGAATTCAACGCTCGGGCCTAACGCTGTTCGCCGTGAGCGTTGAACTCAGGGTGCGTGAACGTTGGACTCTCGCGGGCTGGGCGTTGGACTCTCGCGGGTCAGGTGAGGGTGGGGTGGTGGTCGGCGGCCCAGGTGGAGAGGGTGCGGCCGGGGTGGCCGGTGACGGTGGTGAAGTCGGGGGTGACGGTGGCCGGTTCCTCGGCGTGCTGGGCCATGTAGCCGAGGAGGTACTCGGCGACGTCGTACGGCAGGCCCTCGTCGCGGATCAGCGACGCCCGCGCCTGGCCGTAGGTCAGGCGCTCGAACCGGATCGGACGACCCAGGCCCCGGCCGATCGCGGCGGCCTGCTCGACGTGCGTCAACGCCTCCGGCCCGCTCACCGTGTACGCCTTGCCCGCGTGCCCCTCCCGCAGCAACGCGTGCACCGCCACCTCCGCCACGTCGTCCTCGTGCACCGGCGCGCCGACCGACTCCGGGAACGGGGCGCGCACCACGTCCGAAGCCTTGATGGTCCGCGCCCACACCAGCTTGTTGGCCATGAACTCGCCCGGCCGCACGTGCGTCCACTCCACCCCGGACGCCTCGACGACCCGCTCCACGTCGTGGTGCAGCTCGTAGCTGCCCGGCCGCTTCACGGTCACCGCGCTGCTCGACAGGAACACGACCCGCCGCAGGTCGGGCGCGCCGGCCAGCAGCTCGGCCGCGTGCGCCGCCGCGTCGTCCGACTCGATCGCCGCGAGCAGGAACACCGCCGTCACGCCCGCCAGCGGCACCTCGCGCGGTCGGGTCAGGTCACCTCCCACCACCTCCACCCCGGACGGCAGCACGGCCTTCGCCGGGTTGCGGGTCAACGCCCGCACCGGCACGCCCGCCGCCGCCAGCTGCCGGACCACCGCGCCGCCGATGGTCCCGGTCGCCCCGGTCACCAGGATCGTCACATCTCCCCCTAACAAGGTATTCAAACTTGAGTAACCGAAGCTAGCGCGCCCACCCACCCCCGCGCACATGCAAAGATTTGCAACGGACCCGAAGAACATTCGCTTTACCGGATTCGGCCGTTCGGCCGTAGAGGTGGTCTAGACCTCATCACTACCGTGGTCTGGACCACACAGAGTCGGCCGCACACCGCGAGGAGAAGCATGTCGAGCAGGAGATGGGTGCTCCCCGCCCTCCTGGCCACCGCGATGACCGTGTCGCTGGCTCCGCAGGCCGTCGCGCACGGCCCGAAGACGCGCACCGTCGGGTACTACACCCAGTGGAGCGGCTACGACCGCAACTTCCTGGTGCGCGACCTGGTCGCCAACGGCACCGCCCCGCGGCTCACCCACCTCAACTACGCCTTCGGCTTCCTCGACGAGTCCGGCAAGTGCGTCAGCGCCGACCCGTGGGCCGACTACCAGCGCCCCTTCGGCGCCGAGCAGAGCGTCAGCGGCAAGGCCGACGTCGCCGACCAGCCGCTGTCGGGCAACCTGAACCAGCTCAAGCAGCTCAAGGCCCGCTACCCCAAGCTGCGGATCAACATCTCGCTGGGCGGCTGGACCGGCTCCAAGTACTTCTCCAACGCGGCCCTCACGCCCGAGTCGCGCGCCGCCCACGTGGCCTCGTGCATCGACATGTGGCTCAAGGGCAACCTGCCCGGCGCCGCGCCCGGTGCGGCGGCCGGCGTGTTCGACGGCATCGACCTCGACTGGGAGTGGCCCTCGTCCGAGGCCGCGCCGGGCAACGTCGTGCGCCCCGAGGACAAGCGGAACTTCACCGCGCTGCTCGTGGAGTACCGCAAGCAGCTCGGCAACCTGACCTGGCGCACCGGCGAGCGCTACGACCTCACCGCGTTCCTGCCCGCCGACCCGCGCCAGGTCGACCGCGGCTTCGAGGTGGCCAAGGTCTTCGGCCTGCTGACGTTCGGCACCATCCAGGGCTACGACTACCACGGCGCCTGGGACCCGCTGACCAACCAGCAGTCCGCGCTGCGCACGCCCGCGGCCGACCCGACCGCGTCGCCGTTCAGCTCGCAGGTCGCGATCGACCACTACCTGCGCAACGGCGCGCCGAAGAGCAAGGTCGTCATGGGCGTGCCGTTCTACAGCCGCGGCTGGACCGGGGTCCGCAACGAGAACAACGGCCTGTTCCAGCCCGCCACCGGGCCCGCCCCCGCGACCTA
This genomic window from Saccharothrix sp. HUAS TT1 contains:
- a CDS encoding DUF1707 domain-containing protein, whose translation is MSDELVPDPRQMRASDADREKVAQVLQQAHGEGRLDLHELDERLGAVYAAKTYGDLVPLTADLGVPAPNVLPQPMHHNAPSSRIGGTPGSTVSFAFWSGVERRGEWVVPPTHTATAFMGGIQLDLTRARFSQAETTINAYALMGGVEIIVPEDVTVRVDGIGFMGAFEDTTHKGAPTIPGGPVVRITGFAMMGAVEVKRPKKKKIKGRKYDELEG
- a CDS encoding Gfo/Idh/MocA family protein; protein product: MSMADHVRIGVLGAARIVPSALVRPARSVAAVEVSAVAAREVGRAQAFADRHGIPRVHATYEELLDDPNLDAVYIPLPNGLHGKWTLAALAAGKHVLCEKPFAANAEEAAEVAAVARSSGLVVMEAFHYRYHPLALRLPEVVAELGELRHVEARMCIPLPRFGDIRYSLDLAGGAMMDTGCYPVNLVRHLGGGEPEVKSARALLKGDGIDRFMRAELKFPAGHTGTVVTSMWSRSLVKLTAKVLGANGSLKVLNPFAPQYGHRLAVKLDGHRRVERFDRRPTYDYQLAAFADAVLHGKPFPTTVDDAVATMRVVDDIYRAAGLSVREPS
- a CDS encoding pentapeptide repeat-containing protein, whose product is MPDGSLPGSVVRFTDAAGHVVGVGVLVGERRVLTCAHVVNLAVGRDGLSGAPPDDPVLVDFPGRAAIRATVRQWLPPPPREGAPGQDVAGLELAEDAPAGATPAKLITTLPGPGHEVDVFGYPDRPARPDGAWVRAVVRGRVGNGYLQLDSTSALQVQPGYSGSPVWDPVTGRVVGIIATAGRTAPDCYAITADLLRLSWPDALDHHRRRGDVRGPDRLDVLHLAGTRFGRDGDHRLTVLHHDLEHLAAREGLRPDLVVVAGDLTERGLRTEFEQAFAFLEGLAEAVELPRDRVVVVPGPHDVNLVACRAYFLDMEAEQREPVPPYWRKWKQYGEAFDRFYRDAGATFTPDEHWTFFTAPDLRVAVAGLNSTVADSHVHDGTPEVDAAQLRRFAAHLEEHRAKGWLRLGVVHRSTAGVKHALVRPGLVDHLLTGTPDAGSYELVSFDERGFTRHARRFEPDQGRWVGDTRVSPDGADWRVRHVLRPTSAHAFRTTPREEERARPPLAGDSFFERVAEATRISHPGATVTPYLEHAYLRVTKPTSGGGVEQWPVAVVEGDVTADGVERFARDVHVRFAEHDRSVRSELVHGGAPAPAELVARALSLGIRLRSWVDYQGMLDLRAQEHRQQARLADDPIYPAHLYVPQRFHELTRRGPGEVRDNALDQVLEWLSPDAARFVVVLGDFGRGKSFLLRQLARELRSRLGNVSPVLVELRSLEKAPTLDELLTQHLVREGVEVLDVVKLRYMIGSGRLALLFDGFDELELRVGYDNAAEYLRTLLVAVSDRAKVVLTSRSQHFRSHNQVLTALGDQVAAMSSSRVAVLEDFTDGQVLDFLTRHYRGDAGQAERRFDLLREVHDLLGLSRNPRMLAFIADLDERRLRQVRQEQGRISAAELYRELVDFWLLHEAERQRHPSGLRSFDELERLRVCTVLASRLWSGTAAAVQASDLGETVAQTLTELVERGYSTAQAAHAVGSGTLLVNTEDGFGFVHQSVMEWLVANAAAEQVRDGAVPSVMSRPMSPLMVDFFCDLAGHAAAREWAVRVATRPGADKVVRLNAVAVWDRLGGPATVRQHLVDLDLRHRDLSGVDLRGTAVTGADLRGQRLTDADLTGADLAGADFRGVRMTGGDLTGARLTGSDWRGAVLLGVRGVEEHPELAEATVVGRDPASVVTAVGGAQSLAYSPDGTVLAVASGWAVTLVERATRKALRTLTGHTGHVTRVAWSPTGEHLASSSDDGTARIWTRDGDLVTVVGGHQDGVRCVAFAPGGQHIVTGSRDRTARIWTLGGDEVAVLLGHEEKIEAVAFAPDRRHVTTASDDGTVRIWTVDGEPVSTLAGHTRGLCGVAFSPDGEHLVTGAHDTTARIWTIGGSPVATLQHSSPVYDVAYSPDGKHIATTTTSDHTLTLWASDGTRTAEIGRDPGTNVLAFSPDGEEIATANNRQVLFCTPTGDPLDHHGGQVRPVTTVIFSPDGASLATASTRGAHLWAGAGPALTIRRGEVAAIAFAPDGRSLAVASFTDALRVHFLDQRLPLVYSTSDTPVVSVAFSPDGRRVLGGTIGGEAHIWSVDGGSERLVLSGHALSVEAVAFSPDGKRFATASADGTAHVWTTSGRLTATYADHSGWLTSVVFSPDGRYIATASADGTARVRTRRHRTALVLRGHGAEVWAVAFAPDSKLLATCSDDGTARVWSLQGREVAVLRGHLGPVRCVAFSPDGKHLATTSTDGTTRIWSVGGTELAKLINADDGWAVLLADGSYRIGGDVGNQVWWAVRSARFEEGELDPYVPEIRRMPDHRTIPGIVAGVVT
- the upp gene encoding uracil phosphoribosyltransferase, which translates into the protein MDVLVVDHPLARARLTTMRDARTDNAAFRAALHELTVMLVYEATRDLPVAEERVHTPVARTTGYRLANPPLLVPVLRAGLGMADQAHKLIPDAQMGFVGLARDEETLQPTPYMESLPDSLAGRPVFVLDPMLATGGSMAYTIRLLTDRGATDVTAICALAAPEGIKHLEDSGLPVRLITASVDERLNDSGFIVPGLGDAGDRQYGSVH
- a CDS encoding SDR family oxidoreductase encodes the protein MTILVTGATGTIGGAVVRQLAAAGVPVRALTRNPAKAVLPSGVEVVGGDLTRPREVPLAGVTAVFLLAAIESDDAAAHAAELLAGAPDLRRVVFLSSSAVTVKRPGSYELHHDVERVVEASGVEWTHVRPGEFMANKLVWARTIKASDVVRAPFPESVGAPVHEDDVAEVAVHALLREGHAGKAYTVSGPEALTHVEQAAAIGRGLGRPIRFERLTYGQARASLIRDEGLPYDVAEYLLGYMAQHAEEPATVTPDFTTVTGHPGRTLSTWAADHHPTLT
- a CDS encoding glycoside hydrolase family 18 protein, giving the protein MSSRRWVLPALLATAMTVSLAPQAVAHGPKTRTVGYYTQWSGYDRNFLVRDLVANGTAPRLTHLNYAFGFLDESGKCVSADPWADYQRPFGAEQSVSGKADVADQPLSGNLNQLKQLKARYPKLRINISLGGWTGSKYFSNAALTPESRAAHVASCIDMWLKGNLPGAAPGAAAGVFDGIDLDWEWPSSEAAPGNVVRPEDKRNFTALLVEYRKQLGNLTWRTGERYDLTAFLPADPRQVDRGFEVAKVFGLLTFGTIQGYDYHGAWDPLTNQQSALRTPAADPTASPFSSQVAIDHYLRNGAPKSKVVMGVPFYSRGWTGVRNENNGLFQPATGPAPATYEAGYEDYRILKAQLSEFTVHRDAKAGHAWLFDGTTFWTWDDPVEMKRKGRYVAERRLGGAMIWSLDGDTADGELIKALTSGLS